Below is a window of Agathobacter rectalis ATCC 33656 DNA.
TGCAAAGGTGATTCTCACATTCGTGCCGAATATCTCATTAAACCATCTGATAACCGGATAAAACCATCCAAGCCGTCCGAAGGTCATAAGATACGCAAGTCCTACGATGACCGGAGAAATTGAAAACGGTATATCAATAAGTGTTGCAAGCACCTGCTTTCCTTTAAACGAAAACCTGGTCAACAGCCACGCTGTCCATATTCCAAAGAAGGTGTTGATAACTACCGCAAAAACTGTTGCTATCAAAGTCACCTTGAGTGCTGACAGCACGTAGCTTGTGGAGATAGCTTTCAGATAGAATCCAAGCCCCTCCTTTAAAGCACTTGCCATCACAGAAAAAAGCGGAACTACAAGCATGACAAATATGAAGAGCACCGTGACAGTGACGAGTATTATCTTTGTGATCTTTTTTCTTCTTTCAAGCTTTACCTGTTCGGTCATCGCATTGTGCTCCTTTCCTGTTTGTGTGCATCGCATTTGATTTATATGCAGCCTTCTACAACAAATTAGTGCGCTGTGACTGTTTAACCTGCACTATGTTTACAAATAACAGCAGTAAAAATGATATGACAAGCATCACAAGTGCTATGGCAGTCGCGCTGGCATAATCTATATAGCCAAGCTTCTGCATGATGACGTAGGATACCACCTGTGTCCTGTGTTTTGCGCTGTTGCCTGATATGTAGATAACGCTTCCGTACTCTCCTATGCCTCTGGCAAATGCAAGACCAAAGCCTGTTAAGAGTGCCGGACGAAGCTCCGGAAGTATTACCTTAAAAAAGGTCTTAGAGGGTGTGGCACCAAGCATATATGCTGCCTCCTCATATGTATTATCCATCTTTTCCAGTACCGGCTGAACTGCTCTGATCACGAAGGGAATACCTACAAAAACCAGTGCCACAACTATTCCTGCCTGTGTGTAAGCCACATCTATTCCAAGCTTACTTAAGCCCTTGCCAAAAAAGCCTGTGCCCGAGTAAAGCTTTGAGAGCGTGATGCCCGCAACCGCTGTCGGCAGTGCAAACGGAAGCTCTATGAGTCCGTCAAGCAGCCATTTTCCGGGGAAATCGTACTTCACAAGTGTCCATGCGACGATGAGTCCAAATACCACATTTATAATCGCTGCGATAAATGACGAGGTGATGCTTGTGATAAAGGCATTCCTCACATTCTCCTTCATGATAAGTGCCACAAAATCACCGGGTGATATCTTTAGCGAATACACAAGCACTGATGCCAGCGGAATGAGTACGATGACTGAAAGCATCGTGACCACTATCCCAAGCGAAAGATGGTAGCCCGGTATAACTCTGGTCTTTATGTTCTTTGATTTAGTTTTCTTTTTTGCTGTTTTATCAGTTGCCGTAAATTTCATCGAACATTGCTCCATCATCGAAATATGTCTTGTAGGCTTCATCCCATCCGCCGTAATCATCTATGCTCCAAAGCCTGATATTCAAATCAAACTTGTCGGAAAACTGATTTAATATGTCCTGATTGGTTGGTCTGTAGCCACTCTCTCCAATCAGCCTCTGTGCCTCATCGCTGTAGAGATACTGTAAGTACTCTTTACTCGCAGCTTCTGTTCCATTGCTCTTTGCATTATCATCCACAATGGCAACAGACGGCTGCGCTAAGATGCTGACTGACGGATTCACTATCTCATACTTACCCGGATATGAATCCATGGTCGTAAGTGCCTCGTTTTCCCACGCTATAAGCACATCTCCCTGACCGTTTTCCACAAATGTGGTTGTTGAGCCTCTCGCACCTGAGTCCATAATTGTGACATTTTCATACAGCTTTCTCATAAACGTTTTCTGTTCCTTTTGGCTGTCATAGTTTGTCTTCGCATAGCTTAGCGCCGCAAGGAAATTCCAGCAGGCTCCGCCACTGCTCTTTGGATCCGGTGTAATCACATCCACATTCTTTTTCACCAGGTCATCCCAGTCGCTTATATGCTTTGGATTGCCCTTTCTTACAAGAAAAACGATGGTTGATGTGTACGGTGCAGAGCTTTTTGGAAATTCATCAATCCAGCCCTTTTCAATTAAGCCGGTATTTTGTATCAGGTCTATGTCATGCTCGAGTGCCAGTGTGACAACATCTGCATTACAGCCCTCCACAACCGAACGAGCCTGCGCTCCCGAGCCGCCATGTGACTGAATCACATTTATCCTTTTGCCATGCTCGCTCTCATAGTAAGACTCGAATATTTTGTTGTATTTTTCGTAAAACTCTCGTGTCGGATCATATGACACATTCGTTATGGTGACTGTGCCATCATCCTTCTTACCTGAGCAGCCTGTCAGAAAAAGTGACACCACCATCACCGCTGACAGCATGGCTGCCGTGTATTTATGTATATTTCTCATGTATATTTCTCATTTTTCATATTACAGATTCAGACACTGTAGCTTATGCCGTCGGTTGTCCTATATACCATTAGTTTACTGTAAAAAGCTGTGTGGACAGGTATCTCTCGCCTGTATCCGGAAGCAGCACCACGATATTCTTTCCTTTGTTCTCAGTCCTCTTTGCAAGCTCTGTTGCCGCATATATTGCTGCTCCTGAGGATATGCCGACGAGAAGTCCGTCGCTCTTTGCAACCTCTCTTGCCTTGTCAAAGGCTGCCTCATTCTCAACCGGAATCACCTCATCCACTATATCCATGCGCATGACCTTTGGAATAAAGCCTGCACCGATTCCCTGTATCTTGTGAGGCCCCGGTCTTCCACCTGAGAGTACCGGTGAGCTCTTTGGTTCAACAGCTACTATCCTTACATCAGGATTATGGTCTCTTAATCCAAGCCCGGTGCCTGTACATGTGCCGCCTGTTCCGACAGATGATACAAAGATATCTACCTTTCCATCTGTATCCTCCCAGATTTCCTGAGCGGTTGTAGCTCTGTGGATATCCGGATTGGCCTGATTCTCAAACTGCTGTGGAATAAAGGCATTGCCATAATGCTCTTTAAGTCTCTGCGCCTCATCGATTGCACCCTTCATGCCCTCACGCCCCGGTGTGAGCTTTATCTCTGCGCCAAGCGCTGTGACGATTTTTCTTCTCTCAACGCTCATGGTATCAGGCATGATAAGTATCAGGTGAAGCCCCTTTGAGGCTGCCACAAATGCAAGTCCGATTCCGGTATTGCCACTTGTCGGCTCTATGATTATTGTGTCCTGATTTATCTTTCCATCCTTTATGCCCTGTTCTATCATAGCTGCCGCCACCCTGTCCTTTACACTTCCAAGTGGATTGAAATACTCCAGCTTTGCTATGATTTTTGCTTCAAGCCCAAGGGCTTTTTCATAGTTGGTCAGCTCCAGAAGCGGAGTGTGACCTATCAGCTCTGTGAGCTGCTTTGCAATTTTTGCCATTGATATTACCTCTTTTTTGTTAATGTTTGTTTTGAGTTTGTTATGAGTTTGTGCTTAGTTTGTATGGCCTGGATTTCCTACCATTCAAATATGATTTCTAAGTTATTGATATGTTACCACTAATTGATATTTTTGTAAATGTAATTAGGGTTATTAATATTTGTTAGCGGGCTATAAATTTTATTGATAGCCATTAAAAAAGAGTTCTATCATTCGCAGACACAAGGTCTGTGAAAAATAGAACTCTTTTTGGGCCTTCCTTTAGCTACTTACGCTTGTTCATTTGCTTTATCGGTTCTCGTGATATACTTGATTCCGACAAAGGTTCCAATCAGGATAAGCACTCCTATGATAAAAGGTACTACAGGATTTCTGACAAAGCCTGCTATGATGTAGGTCAGACATGATATGGCTGCCACAAGCACAGCGTACGGAAGCTGTGTGGACACATGGTTCATATGGTTGCACTGGGCTCCGGCAGATGCCATGATGGTGGTATCGGATATCGGTGAGCAGTGGTCTCCGCATACTGCACCTGCCATACATGCTGAGATTGAGATGATCATCATCGTATGGTTTGTGCCTGAGAAGATGTTTACTACTATCGGTATGAGTATGCCGAAGGTGCCCCATGAGGTTCCTGTTGCAAAAGCAAGGAAGGCTCCCACCACGAATATGATTGCCGGGAACAGTCCAAGCAGTGGTCCCGATACTCCTCCCACTAAGCCTGCGACAAATTCCTTGGCGCCAAGGCTCTCTGTCATGGTCTTTAGCGTCCATGCAAAGGTAAGTATAAGTATTGCAGGTACCATCGCCTTAAAGCCCTCAGGGATTGAATTACAGCAATCCGTAAAGCTTAGTACCCTTCTGATTGAGTAAAAGCATATGGTGATTATCAACGCAAAAAAGCTTCCAAGCATAAGACCGATTGAAGCATCGCTGCCTGCAAACGCATCAACGAAGCCTGTTCCGTCAAAAAAGCCTCCTGTGTATATCATTCCGATGATGCAGCTTATTATAAGCACAAGAATAGGAAATACAAGGTCTATAACCTTCCCCTTGCCCTTTATAACATCCTGCTTTGTCTCCGCATACGGCCTGTCACCTGTGGTAAACAAATCACCCTTTTGGGCATTGGCTTCATGCTTTGCCATCGGACCGAAATCTA
It encodes the following:
- the cysT gene encoding sulfate ABC transporter permease subunit CysT, giving the protein MKFTATDKTAKKKTKSKNIKTRVIPGYHLSLGIVVTMLSVIVLIPLASVLVYSLKISPGDFVALIMKENVRNAFITSITSSFIAAIINVVFGLIVAWTLVKYDFPGKWLLDGLIELPFALPTAVAGITLSKLYSGTGFFGKGLSKLGIDVAYTQAGIVVALVFVGIPFVIRAVQPVLEKMDNTYEEAAYMLGATPSKTFFKVILPELRPALLTGFGLAFARGIGEYGSVIYISGNSAKHRTQVVSYVIMQKLGYIDYASATAIALVMLVISFLLLLFVNIVQVKQSQRTNLL
- the cysK gene encoding cysteine synthase A — its product is MAKIAKQLTELIGHTPLLELTNYEKALGLEAKIIAKLEYFNPLGSVKDRVAAAMIEQGIKDGKINQDTIIIEPTSGNTGIGLAFVAASKGLHLILIMPDTMSVERRKIVTALGAEIKLTPGREGMKGAIDEAQRLKEHYGNAFIPQQFENQANPDIHRATTAQEIWEDTDGKVDIFVSSVGTGGTCTGTGLGLRDHNPDVRIVAVEPKSSPVLSGGRPGPHKIQGIGAGFIPKVMRMDIVDEVIPVENEAAFDKAREVAKSDGLLVGISSGAAIYAATELAKRTENKGKNIVVLLPDTGERYLSTQLFTVN
- a CDS encoding sulfate ABC transporter substrate-binding protein; protein product: MRNIHKYTAAMLSAVMVVSLFLTGCSGKKDDGTVTITNVSYDPTREFYEKYNKIFESYYESEHGKRINVIQSHGGSGAQARSVVEGCNADVVTLALEHDIDLIQNTGLIEKGWIDEFPKSSAPYTSTIVFLVRKGNPKHISDWDDLVKKNVDVITPDPKSSGGACWNFLAALSYAKTNYDSQKEQKTFMRKLYENVTIMDSGARGSTTTFVENGQGDVLIAWENEALTTMDSYPGKYEIVNPSVSILAQPSVAIVDDNAKSNGTEAASKEYLQYLYSDEAQRLIGESGYRPTNQDILNQFSDKFDLNIRLWSIDDYGGWDEAYKTYFDDGAMFDEIYGN
- a CDS encoding sulfate ABC transporter permease, with the protein product MTEQVKLERRKKITKIILVTVTVLFIFVMLVVPLFSVMASALKEGLGFYLKAISTSYVLSALKVTLIATVFAVVINTFFGIWTAWLLTRFSFKGKQVLATLIDIPFSISPVIVGLAYLMTFGRLGWFYPVIRWFNEIFGTNVRITFAIPGVVLATIFVTFPYVSREIIPVLNAEGKDEEEAAALMGASGFTIFRKITLPQMKWSLIYGIILCTARALGEFGAVNALSKTRGETFTLPLEIDALYMSGTDSSITSAFAVSSILLIIALIILFARNIVEHKFKKLH
- a CDS encoding Na+/H+ antiporter NhaC family protein — encoded protein: MILAAEYVPSMYATVWALVPPVVAIVLALITKEVYSSLFVGIVIGGLFYGNAFQPGFSAERSVLHIFEDGLVGVLSDSYNVGILIFLVVLGVMVSMMNKAGGSAAFGEWASEHIKTRIGAQLSAIILGVLIFIDDYFNCLTVGSVMRPVTDKHQVSRAKLAYLIDATAAPVCIIAPISSWAAAVTGFVKGEDGFSIFIKAIPYNYYALFTIIAMVTLVVLQVDFGPMAKHEANAQKGDLFTTGDRPYAETKQDVIKGKGKVIDLVFPILVLIISCIIGMIYTGGFFDGTGFVDAFAGSDASIGLMLGSFFALIITICFYSIRRVLSFTDCCNSIPEGFKAMVPAILILTFAWTLKTMTESLGAKEFVAGLVGGVSGPLLGLFPAIIFVVGAFLAFATGTSWGTFGILIPIVVNIFSGTNHTMMIISISACMAGAVCGDHCSPISDTTIMASAGAQCNHMNHVSTQLPYAVLVAAISCLTYIIAGFVRNPVVPFIIGVLILIGTFVGIKYITRTDKANEQA